One Borreliella chilensis DNA window includes the following coding sequences:
- a CDS encoding SsrA-binding protein: protein MNTNTLLLENKKAKFNYFIEEKISCGIVLKGTEVKSIKSKKISFNNSFASIKKEELWLENLHVSKYKEGNIFNHDELRPRKLLIKKRELQRLKKFKEKEGYTLIPISFYLKKSLIKVEVGICKGKKLYDKRELLKQKSIKKDLSREIKYK, encoded by the coding sequence TTGAACACAAACACTTTGCTTCTTGAAAACAAAAAAGCAAAATTCAATTACTTTATTGAAGAAAAAATAAGTTGTGGAATAGTACTCAAAGGGACCGAAGTTAAATCAATAAAGTCAAAAAAAATATCATTTAATAATAGCTTTGCAAGCATAAAAAAAGAAGAATTGTGGCTTGAAAACTTGCACGTATCAAAATATAAAGAGGGAAATATTTTTAATCATGATGAATTGAGGCCTAGAAAACTTCTAATTAAAAAACGAGAATTACAAAGACTAAAAAAATTTAAAGAAAAAGAGGGATACACTTTAATTCCTATTAGCTTTTATTTAAAAAAATCGCTAATTAAAGTAGAAGTCGGAATATGTAAAGGGAAAAAATTGTACGATAAAAGAGAACTGCTAAAACAAAAAAGCATTAAAAAAGATCTTAGTAGAGAAATAAAATATAAATAA
- a CDS encoding membrane protein — protein MNKFLIFVLLAFCVFSSFAQANGSENAFLSPAEKLLTYESGKKDSLVPFLLNLFLGFGIGSFAQGDILGGIFILGFDAVGIGLILTGAYLEIKAFDNSFKKAFDDSVKKNAFKWTWGKGMMLAGVVTMALTRFTEIILPFTFANSYNKKLKSSLNIAFGGFEPSFDINMGQASALGFELSFKKSY, from the coding sequence ATGAATAAATTTTTAATTTTTGTTTTGTTGGCATTTTGTGTTTTTTCTAGTTTTGCTCAAGCTAATGGTTCTGAAAACGCTTTTTTAAGTCCGGCAGAAAAACTTTTGACCTATGAGAGTGGCAAAAAGGATTCTCTTGTGCCATTTTTATTGAATCTTTTTTTGGGGTTTGGAATAGGTTCTTTTGCTCAAGGAGATATTCTTGGGGGTATTTTTATTCTTGGATTTGATGCTGTTGGTATAGGTTTGATACTTACAGGAGCTTACTTAGAGATTAAAGCTTTTGATAATAGTTTTAAAAAAGCTTTTGATGATAGTGTTAAAAAAAATGCTTTTAAATGGACTTGGGGTAAGGGAATGATGCTAGCAGGTGTAGTTACTATGGCTTTGACAAGATTTACAGAAATTATTCTTCCATTTACATTTGCTAATAGTTATAATAAGAAGCTTAAAAGTAGTCTTAATATAGCTTTTGGAGGATTTGAACCTAGTTTTGATATTAATATGGGGCAAGCTAGTGCTCTTGGGTTTGAACTATCTTTTAAAAAAAGTTATTAG
- a CDS encoding DNA topoisomerase IV subunit A: protein MDIRTVLKDNFLQYSSYVIKDRAIASVVDGFKPVQRRIIHSLFEMHDGNFHKVANVVGNTMKYHPHGDTSIYEALVNIANKDLFIEKQGNFGNLFTGDPASASRYIECRLTPLAFDVLYSKEITVYEASYDGRNNEPLLYPAKIPVILIQGSEGIAVGMAAKILPHNFNEILNAVKSELLGETYDLYPDFPTGGIVDVNEYADGNGKVLVRAKIETIDEKTIVIKELPFGETTESLISSIEKAIRKNYIKVSSINDFTAENVAIELSLPRGVYASEVIEKLYHYTNCQVSISVNLLLLSERYPVVYTIKDLIKFHAAHLQKILKMELELQKSKILEKIFYKTLEQVFIENKIYKFLETISKEENIVSIILTEILRYKESFSRKILKEDVENLLKIPIRKISLFDIDKNSRDVKILNKELKSINSSISSIRGYSINFIDLLLAKYSKEHQRKTEISLIKSKNVKEIATKNMKVYLNLAEGFVGTSLFDGEFIGNASYYDKILVFKKKSYVLKNIEDKVFIDKNNICALIYDINNSKEQIFSIIYLNKLDNFYYVKRFKIDKFITDKVYEFLGESDEFIDFSLGPKFIEFSTSKDIVKRIEIANFIVKSRSSIGKRISSNNLKKVKFK, encoded by the coding sequence ATGGATATTAGAACTGTACTTAAAGATAATTTTTTGCAATATTCATCTTATGTTATTAAAGATCGTGCTATTGCTAGTGTTGTTGATGGATTTAAACCAGTCCAAAGAAGAATTATACATTCTCTTTTTGAAATGCATGATGGCAACTTTCATAAAGTTGCAAATGTTGTTGGTAATACAATGAAATACCACCCTCATGGTGATACGTCAATTTATGAAGCTCTTGTTAATATTGCTAACAAGGATCTGTTTATCGAAAAGCAGGGGAATTTTGGTAATTTGTTTACAGGTGATCCTGCCTCTGCTTCTCGTTATATTGAATGCAGATTAACCCCTTTAGCTTTTGATGTTCTTTACAGTAAGGAAATAACAGTTTATGAAGCGTCTTATGATGGAAGGAATAATGAACCTTTGCTTTATCCTGCAAAAATTCCTGTTATTTTAATTCAAGGAAGTGAGGGAATTGCTGTTGGAATGGCAGCCAAAATCTTGCCTCACAATTTTAATGAGATTTTAAATGCAGTAAAGAGTGAACTTCTTGGAGAGACTTACGATCTTTATCCTGATTTTCCAACAGGAGGGATAGTTGATGTTAATGAATACGCTGATGGTAATGGTAAAGTTTTAGTTAGAGCTAAAATTGAAACTATAGATGAAAAAACAATTGTAATAAAGGAATTGCCCTTTGGTGAGACTACTGAGAGTTTGATATCTTCGATTGAGAAAGCTATTAGAAAAAATTATATCAAAGTTTCAAGCATTAATGATTTTACTGCTGAAAATGTAGCTATTGAACTTTCTTTGCCAAGAGGTGTTTATGCAAGTGAAGTGATTGAAAAGTTATATCATTATACAAATTGTCAGGTATCAATTTCTGTTAATTTATTGCTGCTTAGTGAGAGATATCCTGTTGTTTATACTATTAAAGATCTTATTAAGTTTCATGCAGCCCATCTTCAAAAAATTTTGAAAATGGAGCTTGAATTGCAAAAAAGCAAGATTCTTGAAAAAATATTTTATAAAACATTGGAACAAGTTTTTATTGAAAACAAGATTTATAAATTTCTTGAAACAATTTCTAAGGAAGAAAATATTGTAAGTATAATATTGACCGAGATTTTAAGGTACAAAGAATCTTTTTCAAGAAAGATTTTGAAAGAAGATGTTGAAAATTTGCTTAAAATTCCAATTAGAAAAATAAGTCTTTTTGATATTGATAAGAATTCCAGGGATGTTAAAATTTTGAATAAAGAATTAAAGAGTATAAATAGCAGTATTTCTTCAATAAGAGGTTATTCAATAAATTTTATTGATTTGTTGCTTGCAAAGTATTCTAAAGAGCATCAAAGGAAGACTGAAATTTCTTTAATCAAATCAAAAAATGTAAAAGAAATAGCTACAAAGAATATGAAGGTTTATTTAAACTTAGCAGAAGGTTTTGTAGGAACTAGTCTTTTTGATGGAGAATTTATTGGAAATGCTAGTTATTATGATAAAATATTGGTTTTCAAGAAAAAAAGTTATGTACTTAAGAACATTGAAGACAAGGTATTTATAGATAAAAACAATATATGTGCTTTAATTTATGATATAAATAATTCAAAAGAACAAATATTTTCAATAATTTATCTTAACAAACTTGACAATTTTTATTATGTTAAAAGATTTAAAATAGATAAATTTATTACAGATAAAGTCTATGAATTTTTAGGAGAAAGCGATGAATTTATTGATTTTTCATTGGGTCCTAAATTTATAGAATTTTCTACAAGTAAAGACATTGTTAAACGAATTGAGATTGCTAATTTTATAGTCAAATCAAGAAGCTCTATTGGGAAGCGAATTTCAAGTAACAATTTGAAAAAGGTTAAATTTAAATAG
- a CDS encoding DNA topoisomerase IV subunit B: MKTQNYDESKIITLSSLEHIRLRSGMYIGRLGDGSNIDDGIYILIKEIIDNSIDEFIMGYGNEIFIKKEGNLITVRDYGRGIPLGKVVESVSVINTGAKYNDDVFQFSVGLNGVGTKAVNALSSRFLVRSTRNGKSFEALFSKGNLLESREMQSFDKDGTYVEFLADSEIFGKYSYSEDFLKRRFFHYACLNKGLIINYNDQIFESKNGLLDFLNSEIKSDDLLYDIVYYSSKTLEFAFSHTNNYGETYFSFVNGQYTSDGGTHQTGFREGFVRAINDFLKKTYSSTDVREGLVATLSVKIKDPIFESQTKNKLGNIETRSNVAKEVQKIISEILYKDKILAKLIEKKVVDNERLRKELSSVRKEARERAKKISFKIPKLKDCKFHFNDSSKQSEQTMIFLTEGDSATGSMVSCRDVYTQAIFSLRGKPQNMFERNRSEIYKNEELYNMMVALGIEESIENLRYNKVVIATDADFDGFHIRNLLLTFFLTFFEDLILNGHMYILETPLFRVRNKKITAYCYSEEEKQKAILELKGGGEVTRFKGLGEISPNEFKGFIDINSIKLTKVDLFNIKEIKGKLGFYMGQNTPERRNFIMENLI, encoded by the coding sequence ATGAAGACTCAAAATTATGATGAAAGCAAAATAATTACGCTATCTTCTCTTGAACATATTAGATTGCGATCTGGTATGTATATTGGGCGTTTAGGAGATGGTTCTAATATTGATGATGGTATTTATATTTTAATTAAAGAGATAATAGACAATTCAATTGATGAATTTATTATGGGTTACGGTAATGAAATTTTTATAAAAAAAGAAGGCAATCTTATTACAGTCAGAGATTATGGAAGAGGAATTCCTCTTGGTAAAGTTGTTGAAAGCGTTTCAGTTATTAATACTGGAGCTAAGTATAATGATGATGTTTTTCAATTTTCTGTAGGGCTTAATGGGGTTGGAACTAAGGCGGTTAATGCCTTAAGTTCAAGGTTTCTAGTAAGATCAACAAGAAATGGTAAATCTTTTGAGGCTTTGTTTTCTAAGGGAAACTTATTGGAATCTAGGGAAATGCAATCTTTTGATAAAGACGGTACTTATGTTGAGTTTTTAGCAGATTCAGAGATATTTGGAAAATATTCTTACAGCGAAGATTTTCTCAAGAGAAGATTTTTTCATTATGCTTGTTTGAATAAAGGACTTATAATAAACTATAATGATCAGATTTTTGAATCTAAAAACGGTCTGTTAGATTTTTTGAATTCAGAAATTAAAAGCGATGATTTACTTTATGATATTGTTTACTATTCTAGTAAAACTTTAGAATTTGCTTTTTCTCATACTAATAATTATGGGGAGACTTATTTTTCATTTGTTAATGGGCAGTATACTAGTGATGGGGGTACTCACCAGACTGGTTTTAGAGAAGGCTTTGTCAGAGCTATTAACGATTTTCTTAAAAAAACATATTCGTCAACAGATGTTAGAGAGGGTCTTGTTGCAACTCTTTCTGTTAAAATTAAAGATCCAATATTTGAAAGTCAAACTAAGAATAAGCTTGGGAATATTGAAACTAGAAGTAATGTTGCAAAGGAAGTGCAAAAGATAATTTCTGAGATTTTATATAAAGATAAAATACTTGCAAAATTGATTGAGAAAAAAGTAGTTGACAATGAGCGGCTTAGAAAAGAATTAAGCAGTGTAAGAAAAGAAGCAAGAGAGAGGGCAAAAAAAATATCTTTTAAAATTCCCAAACTTAAGGATTGTAAGTTTCATTTTAATGATAGCAGTAAGCAGTCAGAGCAAACCATGATCTTTTTAACAGAAGGAGATTCTGCGACAGGTTCAATGGTATCTTGTAGAGATGTTTATACTCAGGCCATATTTTCTCTTAGAGGAAAGCCTCAGAATATGTTTGAAAGAAATAGATCTGAAATATATAAAAATGAAGAGCTTTACAATATGATGGTAGCTCTTGGAATTGAAGAATCAATTGAGAATTTAAGGTACAATAAAGTTGTAATAGCAACCGATGCAGATTTTGATGGATTTCATATTAGAAATTTATTGTTAACTTTTTTCTTGACTTTTTTTGAAGATTTAATTTTAAATGGTCATATGTATATTTTAGAGACGCCTCTTTTTAGGGTTAGAAACAAAAAAATCACAGCCTATTGTTATTCTGAGGAAGAAAAACAAAAAGCTATTCTTGAGCTTAAGGGGGGGGGCGAAGTAACAAGGTTTAAAGGTCTTGGTGAAATTTCTCCAAATGAATTTAAAGGATTTATTGATATTAATAGTATTAAACTTACAAAAGTAGATCTTTTTAATATTAAAGAAATAAAAGGAAAATTGGGTTTTTATATGGGGCAAAACACTCCTGAGAGGCGGAATTTTATTATGGAGAATTTAATTTAA
- a CDS encoding acyl-phosphate glycerol 3-phosphate acyltransferase, with product MKILRSIMAYFNVLLFLLILIFLSPFYFLCKIFLLERYCIRLSFIIMRVCIKISLWIAGIKIVITGSENIPKKSNVIIMGNHIAAMDPLIFIYTFVNPFVILAKHSLLRVPFVNLVLIVMGAIFVNRKSIKSAAEAEIKAIKVMREGRSIGIFPEGTRNRGGDTKVFKKGAIKMALKTGTSVLPVTLYNTNNFFIKNIIFNSGLSVYIHVHPLIDILKLSEYEKDNLASIIRDQIVKKLEAIKI from the coding sequence ATGAAAATATTGAGAAGTATTATGGCTTATTTTAATGTTTTGTTGTTCTTGTTGATTTTAATTTTTTTATCTCCTTTTTATTTTCTTTGTAAGATTTTTTTACTTGAGCGCTATTGTATTAGATTAAGCTTTATTATAATGCGAGTTTGTATTAAGATTAGCTTATGGATTGCTGGAATTAAGATTGTTATTACAGGTTCTGAGAATATTCCCAAAAAAAGCAATGTAATAATAATGGGAAATCATATTGCGGCTATGGATCCTTTGATTTTTATTTATACTTTTGTTAATCCATTTGTGATATTGGCAAAGCACTCTTTGCTTAGAGTTCCTTTTGTGAATCTTGTTCTGATTGTTATGGGTGCTATTTTTGTTAATAGAAAGAGCATAAAATCTGCTGCTGAGGCTGAAATTAAAGCAATAAAGGTTATGAGAGAGGGTAGGTCTATTGGAATTTTTCCTGAAGGAACTAGAAATCGGGGGGGAGATACTAAGGTTTTTAAAAAAGGTGCAATTAAGATGGCGTTAAAGACAGGAACATCTGTTCTTCCTGTTACTCTTTATAATACTAATAATTTTTTTATTAAAAATATTATTTTTAATTCTGGATTATCTGTTTATATTCATGTTCATCCTTTGATAGATATTTTAAAATTAAGTGAATATGAAAAAGATAATCTTGCTAGTATTATTAGAGATCAAATAGTTAAAAAGCTTGAAGCTATTAAAATTTAA
- a CDS encoding chemotaxis protein CheR, translating to MNQNKFNLNINITRDELLRLIKIVYNNFGINLSEKKKMLIESRLSSLLKVKGFKNFTEYINFLEKSTGNIQLIELVDKISTNHTYFFREPKHFDFLNKKILPKLVEKILKSENSEIRIWSAGCSSGEEPYTIAMILKEYMENNKVNFKVKILATDISISVLNEAHEGIYPEDRTTNLPKYLKIKYLNQLKDDKFQVKEILKKMVYFKKLNLMDDKFPFSKKFDLIFCRNVMIYFDEKTRNTLANKFNSYLKNDSYLLIGHSETIRGNKNLEYIMPATYKKNQ from the coding sequence ATGAATCAAAACAAATTCAACCTTAATATAAATATAACTAGGGATGAACTTTTAAGATTAATAAAAATAGTTTACAACAATTTTGGAATCAATCTTAGCGAAAAAAAAAAGATGTTAATTGAAAGCAGATTATCATCTCTTCTTAAAGTTAAAGGTTTTAAAAATTTTACTGAATACATCAACTTTTTAGAAAAAAGCACTGGAAATATTCAATTAATTGAATTAGTAGATAAAATATCAACAAATCATACCTATTTTTTCAGAGAACCTAAGCATTTTGACTTTTTAAATAAAAAAATATTGCCCAAACTTGTTGAAAAAATATTAAAATCGGAAAACTCAGAGATTAGAATATGGTCAGCTGGTTGCTCAAGTGGTGAAGAGCCATATACAATTGCAATGATACTAAAAGAATACATGGAAAATAATAAAGTAAATTTTAAAGTCAAGATTTTAGCAACAGACATTTCGATTAGCGTTCTAAATGAAGCCCATGAAGGGATTTATCCTGAAGATCGTACAACGAATTTGCCCAAATATTTGAAAATTAAATATTTAAATCAACTCAAAGATGATAAATTTCAAGTTAAAGAAATTTTAAAAAAAATGGTTTACTTTAAAAAATTAAATTTAATGGATGACAAATTTCCATTTAGCAAAAAATTTGACCTAATATTCTGTAGAAACGTAATGATCTATTTTGATGAAAAAACCAGAAACACCCTTGCTAATAAATTCAACTCTTATCTTAAAAATGATTCTTATCTTTTAATTGGGCATTCAGAAACAATCAGAGGAAACAAAAATCTTGAATACATAATGCCTGCAACTTATAAAAAGAACCAGTGA
- a CDS encoding PhoU family transcriptional regulator, whose product MVRRRLTKQLEIIKDYLWDMKECVLKIIDDSLLALESKDKSLAKKIINEDEKIIDDYQYDIEDLCGRIIATEHPVATELREILAIIKIISSLERIADHATKIVRVVLLLESDLDDFDFLNLYFKPLREMADTAKEMLSDIFDAYFDGDFTKILKIVKYDNIIDKLFSKQKSVVIDAMKKNPENLDYLLNILFLNSFLERVGDHVATIGELLYFIKIGEKVNLT is encoded by the coding sequence ATGGTACGAAGAAGGCTTACTAAACAACTTGAAATAATAAAAGATTATCTTTGGGATATGAAAGAATGTGTGCTCAAAATTATAGATGACTCTTTATTGGCTTTAGAGTCTAAAGATAAAAGTTTAGCTAAAAAAATAATCAATGAGGATGAGAAAATAATAGATGATTATCAATACGATATTGAGGATCTTTGTGGGAGAATAATTGCTACTGAGCATCCTGTTGCTACAGAGCTTAGAGAAATTTTAGCAATTATTAAAATAATAAGTTCTCTTGAAAGGATTGCAGATCATGCTACTAAGATAGTAAGAGTTGTTCTTCTTCTTGAATCGGACTTAGACGATTTTGATTTTCTTAATCTATATTTTAAGCCTTTAAGAGAAATGGCTGATACAGCTAAAGAGATGTTGTCTGATATTTTTGATGCATATTTCGATGGAGATTTTACTAAAATATTAAAGATAGTTAAGTATGACAATATAATAGATAAATTATTTTCAAAGCAAAAAAGTGTTGTTATTGATGCAATGAAAAAAAATCCTGAAAATTTAGATTATCTTTTAAATATATTGTTTTTGAATAGTTTTTTAGAAAGAGTAGGCGATCATGTGGCAACAATTGGAGAATTGCTTTATTTTATTAAAATAGGCGAAAAAGTAAATTTAACCTAG